The genomic region AGTCACATTCAGTCTTCTAATCGCAATGCTCATCAGGGCTGTCCTTTTCAAATGGGTTCATGAAGATTATACTACATACTTGGGGAAAACAAAAATATCGGTCGCAGTACAATTGTGTTATGAAAAGAGTCATCACAATTGTTTACAGGCCAATGTCGATCTGTGATATTCTTGTTTTTATAAAATTGAAACAGGGGGTTATTTTCTCCTTGGAGGCGGTCTATGTTATATTTTAATGAACTATACAGATAGAATCATATAGAAAAAATAGTTTTGTTTGATGCTTTGTCCAAGACTCTTGAATCTTTTCCCGATGCCCAGAGAGTTCTACTCATTCCTCCTGATTTTACCCGTTTTCATTCCGGGGCGGGAGAGCTCTGTGAAATAGCCTGGAAGATTCTGGGGGATAAGGTCAAAATCGTCCTGCCGGCCCTGGGGACTCATTTTCCCATGACCGAGAGCGAAATAAAAAAAATGTTCGGTTCCATGCCGGCTGGACTGGTTCAGGATCATGACTGGAGAAACGGGTTAACCGAACTGGGGCGTATCAGTTCCCAGGAAATGTCCCAGCTTTCAGGAGGCCGTCTGGATTATGACTGGCCCGTACAGGTGAATAAAATTCTGGTGGAGGAAGACTGGGATCTTATCCTGTCCATTGGTCAGGTTGTGCCCCATGAGGTGGTGGGAATGGCCAACTACACCAAGAATATACTGGTTGGTACCGGAGGTAAGGAAGCCATCGATAAAAGTCACTTTCTGGGCGCCGTTTCAAATATGGAGAAGGTCATGGGCCGTGCGGACACACCCGTGAGAGCTCTGTTCAATTTAGGGGCCGACAAGTTTTGTAAAAACCTGCCTATCGTTTATGTCCAGACAGTCGTCGCTGCGGATAAGACGGGGGCTCCCGTCATGAGGGGCATTTTCATTGGAGATGATGAGGAGTGCTATCAGAAGGCTGCCGCCCTGGCTCAGGAGCTTAACATCCTCCTGCTGGACAGGGCTCCCCGTAAGGTCGTCGTGTATCTGGACCCTGAAGAATTCCGCAGTACCTGGTTGGGAAACAAGAGTATCTACCGGACCCGCATGGCTATTGCCGATGAGG from Oceanispirochaeta sp. harbors:
- a CDS encoding lactate racemase domain-containing protein, whose translation is MFDALSKTLESFPDAQRVLLIPPDFTRFHSGAGELCEIAWKILGDKVKIVLPALGTHFPMTESEIKKMFGSMPAGLVQDHDWRNGLTELGRISSQEMSQLSGGRLDYDWPVQVNKILVEEDWDLILSIGQVVPHEVVGMANYTKNILVGTGGKEAIDKSHFLGAVSNMEKVMGRADTPVRALFNLGADKFCKNLPIVYVQTVVAADKTGAPVMRGIFIGDDEECYQKAAALAQELNILLLDRAPRKVVVYLDPEEFRSTWLGNKSIYRTRMAIADEGELIVLAPGVHCFGESEEMDLLIRKYGYHGTDMTLDLVKKYPDMSDNLSVAAHLIHGSSEGRFKIRYCPGGLSRQDIEGAGFAFGKLDEYSEIYDIKTLKEGWNTLEDGEEIFYISNPALGLWALKEKFRDGAE